A single window of Treponema denticola ATCC 35405 DNA harbors:
- the fliN gene encoding flagellar motor switch protein FliN, whose protein sequence is MSDGSISQDEIDALLSGVGGGGIASAPAAGAGDDLAGFKKTALLQFTKENIPGLSSNLESMTGKSVSISEPVIEFSDRESFLRKVSEMTVATLIDFSGSMSGDHAFMMSPELAKKIVSLVNHEDNVEIDDMALSVISETIAQYVGTELSYLERAGLTGVASSPAESSHVPKAMMRLPQRNFVSITYNVKLDDSAYQLWEILSEDVVDKIASTIAGPDPSMQGMAAMGGMQNMGAMQNNGMMGGMQMGATQTGGPAQQMFGSGMPQGSPQQGGNMQAMNNMGMMPQMGMGASVQPVQFPPLQGFVSQEEQGNIGLIMDVYMEMTVELGRTKRMIKEILGMGEGHIIELDKLAGEPVDVLVNHKPIAKGEVVVIEESFGVRITEILSPAERISDI, encoded by the coding sequence ATGAGTGATGGTTCAATTTCTCAAGATGAAATAGATGCTTTGTTATCGGGAGTAGGAGGAGGCGGAATTGCATCGGCTCCTGCTGCAGGTGCAGGCGATGATTTGGCCGGTTTTAAAAAAACAGCCTTACTTCAATTTACAAAAGAAAACATCCCCGGGCTGTCTTCGAACTTGGAGTCCATGACGGGTAAAAGTGTCAGCATTTCCGAGCCGGTTATCGAGTTTTCCGATAGAGAGTCCTTTTTACGAAAAGTATCCGAAATGACTGTTGCCACCCTCATTGATTTTTCGGGATCTATGAGCGGTGATCATGCCTTTATGATGAGTCCTGAACTTGCAAAGAAAATAGTCAGTTTGGTAAATCATGAAGACAACGTAGAAATAGACGATATGGCCCTTTCTGTTATAAGTGAGACAATCGCTCAATATGTGGGTACGGAACTTAGTTACCTTGAGCGTGCCGGACTTACCGGTGTTGCATCTTCTCCGGCAGAATCTTCACATGTTCCTAAGGCTATGATGAGACTACCTCAGCGTAACTTTGTAAGCATAACTTATAATGTTAAGCTTGATGATTCTGCATATCAACTGTGGGAAATTCTTTCTGAAGATGTTGTCGATAAAATAGCTTCTACGATTGCGGGTCCTGATCCTTCAATGCAGGGTATGGCTGCAATGGGAGGTATGCAGAATATGGGTGCAATGCAAAACAATGGAATGATGGGCGGTATGCAGATGGGAGCTACGCAAACAGGCGGCCCCGCACAGCAAATGTTCGGTTCAGGTATGCCCCAAGGATCGCCTCAGCAAGGAGGAAATATGCAGGCTATGAATAATATGGGCATGATGCCCCAAATGGGAATGGGCGCCAGTGTTCAGCCTGTTCAATTTCCGCCCCTTCAGGGTTTTGTAAGTCAGGAGGAGCAGGGTAATATCGGTCTTATCATGGACGTTTACATGGAAATGACCGTAGAACTAGGACGAACAAAGCGCATGATTAAGGAAATTCTTGGAATGGGCGAGGGTCATATTATTGAGCTTGATAAGCTTGCCGGTGAACCTGTAGATGTTCTTGTAAACCACAAACCTATAGCTAAGGGAGAGGTTGTAGTTATAGAAGAAAGTTTCGGTGTCCGTATAACCGAAATTTTATCTCCGGCTGAGCGTATTTCGGATATATAA
- a CDS encoding flagellar FlbD family protein — MIQVTRLNGTKYWINPHQIETIECNPDVTLQMLSGKYYVIKERPEEILEAIVAYRRKIGIFKNEL, encoded by the coding sequence ATGATACAGGTAACGCGGCTAAACGGAACAAAGTATTGGATTAATCCTCATCAAATTGAAACTATTGAGTGTAATCCGGATGTTACTTTGCAGATGCTTTCAGGAAAGTATTATGTAATTAAGGAAAGGCCTGAAGAAATTTTGGAAGCTATAGTCGCGTACCGCCGTAAAATCGGTATATTTAAAAATGAGTTGTAG
- a CDS encoding motility protein A → MDIASFIGIFGGIAVVAFGAILGGSAGGLIHPASMFITIGGSYMCLFLTYPLSYTIGIFKVVARVFKVTDYGEKALVQRFVALSEKSRRAGLLALEEEIEDFEDPFMRSGLRNVVDGIDGEAIRSLMENELNQMEERHNTWISLVNAWATLAPGFGMLGTVIGLIGMLLNLDDKTALGPNMATALVTTFYGSLMQNWLLVPIATKLMYQNNMEVKSKEMIIEGVLGIQAGDNPRILAQRLITYLTPSDRKAIEAEVLKD, encoded by the coding sequence ATGGATATAGCGTCGTTTATAGGAATATTCGGAGGTATAGCAGTTGTTGCATTCGGTGCCATCCTCGGCGGTTCGGCCGGAGGGCTTATTCACCCGGCTTCAATGTTCATTACAATTGGCGGCTCCTACATGTGTCTTTTTTTAACCTATCCTTTATCCTATACGATAGGAATTTTCAAGGTTGTTGCAAGAGTTTTTAAGGTAACCGATTACGGTGAAAAGGCTCTGGTTCAACGTTTTGTTGCTCTATCCGAAAAAAGCCGCCGCGCAGGTCTTCTTGCATTGGAAGAAGAAATTGAAGACTTTGAAGATCCCTTTATGCGCTCAGGTCTAAGGAACGTAGTTGACGGTATTGACGGAGAGGCTATCCGCTCTCTTATGGAGAACGAGCTTAATCAAATGGAAGAGCGCCATAACACATGGATATCCTTAGTAAATGCTTGGGCAACCCTCGCCCCCGGTTTCGGTATGTTGGGAACGGTTATAGGTCTTATCGGTATGTTGTTAAACTTGGATGATAAAACTGCTCTCGGCCCTAACATGGCTACGGCTCTTGTTACAACCTTTTACGGTTCTCTTATGCAGAACTGGCTCTTGGTTCCTATAGCAACAAAGCTTATGTACCAAAACAATATGGAAGTTAAATCCAAAGAAATGATTATAGAAGGTGTACTTGGAATTCAAGCCGGAGATAACCCTCGAATTTTGGCTCAAAGGCTTATTACGTATTTGACGCCTTCCGATAGAAAAGCAATTGAGGCGGAAGTATTAAAGGATTAA
- the fliO gene encoding flagellar biosynthetic protein FliO: protein MSLGKKLFFIIFFLFSVTLFAENDGTSSDGDSLPSESGILLDAGKKGNIERNEGDALPAGNGSAFDLNVAERTQSPISRLLQVLVSLIIVCILAYVVLKFLKKSSLSFSSDSPYLKSVASINIAQGKSIHVITLGEKAYIVGVTDASINMIGEVEDKTLVDTMNLDAERRSSSPKQDFASMLSSVFKGSKNNDVDVNFFKAQRERLNKAAKAQVPEEKE from the coding sequence ATGAGCTTGGGGAAAAAGCTGTTTTTTATTATTTTCTTTTTGTTTTCGGTGACCTTATTTGCAGAAAATGACGGAACTTCTTCGGATGGAGATTCCCTGCCTTCAGAGTCGGGTATTCTATTGGACGCAGGTAAAAAAGGAAATATTGAAAGAAATGAGGGGGATGCATTACCTGCCGGAAATGGAAGTGCTTTTGATTTGAATGTTGCAGAAAGGACTCAATCTCCTATTTCCAGACTTTTACAAGTTCTTGTATCTTTAATTATAGTATGTATTTTGGCCTATGTTGTGCTGAAATTTTTAAAAAAATCTTCACTATCTTTTTCTTCGGATAGTCCTTATCTAAAAAGCGTTGCCTCAATTAACATTGCTCAAGGAAAAAGTATTCATGTTATTACCTTGGGCGAAAAGGCGTACATTGTAGGCGTTACGGATGCTTCAATAAATATGATAGGGGAAGTTGAAGATAAAACCCTTGTCGATACCATGAATTTGGATGCTGAAAGACGCAGCTCTTCTCCCAAACAAGACTTTGCTTCTATGCTGTCATCGGTTTTTAAAGGCTCAAAAAACAATGACGTTGATGTAAATTTTTTTAAAGCACAACGTGAAAGGTTAAACAAGGCTGCTAAGGCTCAAGTACCGGAGGAAAAGGAATGA
- the motB gene encoding flagellar motor protein MotB, which translates to MARKKKHGPSAAGSGWLTTYADMVTLMLCFFVMLFEPSEVDVTQLMALSASISGDPTGGGLSVSAGRLSDLGNTISSMPSMEKGKMLASALKKAVSLFAPEIKTNKIAVTSDERGIVISLASDVFFYPGSAELNIAESRDTLLNLAQFLSSQDLASYRFRVEGHTDSGVTDPNVWKSNWELSSARAINILHSLTDFGAQESRFSVAGYADTRPIFSNDTAEGRAYNRRVDIIILDDAHF; encoded by the coding sequence ATGGCAAGGAAAAAGAAACACGGTCCAAGCGCCGCCGGAAGCGGTTGGCTTACCACTTATGCAGATATGGTTACTCTCATGCTTTGCTTTTTCGTAATGCTTTTTGAGCCGTCTGAGGTCGATGTAACTCAGCTCATGGCTCTTTCCGCATCAATAAGCGGTGATCCGACCGGAGGCGGTCTTTCTGTTTCTGCAGGCAGACTTTCAGACCTTGGAAACACCATAAGCTCAATGCCTTCAATGGAAAAAGGGAAAATGCTTGCAAGTGCCTTAAAAAAGGCTGTTTCGCTTTTTGCTCCCGAAATCAAAACAAATAAAATTGCAGTTACAAGCGATGAGAGGGGGATAGTAATCAGCTTGGCATCGGATGTTTTCTTTTATCCCGGAAGTGCAGAGCTTAATATTGCCGAATCCAGAGATACGCTTTTAAATCTCGCTCAGTTTTTATCTTCTCAAGATTTGGCTTCCTATAGGTTTAGGGTTGAAGGGCATACCGATTCGGGCGTAACGGATCCGAATGTATGGAAAAGTAATTGGGAGCTTTCATCTGCAAGGGCAATAAATATTTTGCACAGCCTTACGGACTTCGGAGCTCAAGAATCCAGATTTTCCGTAGCAGGCTACGCAGACACTCGCCCTATCTTTTCAAATGATACGGCAGAAGGAAGAGCCTACAATAGGCGGGTTGATATAATTATTCTTGATGATGCACATTTTTAG
- a CDS encoding flagellar basal body-associated FliL family protein, whose product MADNDLMDDDDIQENMASSVDTKKRGAGLIPMLIKWVAIVLVALIFIVTVVVITMNIRDKKGSSHSISPVSEEYRETRDVLQWYQAIGILKVHTADRIPATLIVDVALGYTNNDKSTPQELSARKVEIIDFLRSYFKGKTTAELRQEEKIKIEIKHEINDNVLTKNKIKDVRFTQYDIVEQ is encoded by the coding sequence ATGGCTGATAATGACTTAATGGATGACGATGATATTCAGGAAAATATGGCTTCATCAGTAGATACCAAAAAAAGAGGTGCAGGTCTTATACCCATGCTGATAAAATGGGTTGCTATTGTATTGGTTGCTCTAATATTCATTGTTACCGTTGTAGTTATTACAATGAACATAAGAGATAAAAAAGGCTCATCTCATTCAATATCCCCCGTTTCTGAAGAGTACAGGGAAACAAGGGATGTTTTGCAGTGGTATCAGGCAATCGGTATTTTGAAGGTACATACGGCAGATAGAATTCCTGCAACCTTGATAGTAGATGTCGCCTTAGGCTATACCAACAACGATAAGTCGACACCTCAAGAGCTTTCTGCAAGAAAGGTCGAAATAATAGACTTTTTACGCTCTTATTTTAAAGGCAAGACTACTGCCGAATTAAGACAGGAAGAAAAAATAAAGATTGAAATAAAGCACGAAATAAACGATAATGTACTTACAAAAAATAAAATAAAGGATGTTCGATTCACGCAATACGATATTGTTGAACAATAA
- the fliM gene encoding flagellar motor switch protein FliM, translated as MTEVLSQDEIDQLLTAISSGDTDTEDFRAVNDTRKIKIYDFKRPDKFSKEQMRTVQMMHETFARLTTTSLSAQLRSMAHVHVATVEQLTYEEFIRSIPTPTTLAIINMDPLRASALLEIDPSVTFSIIDRLFGGKGQGSKVQRELTEIESSVMEGVIVRILANMREAWTTVVDLRPRLGNIDTNPQFVQIVTPSEMVLLVTLETKVGEEEGMMNICLPYITLEPIISKLSTQFWFSSVRRASTGQYAAAIKDKLSTVEVDMVAEVGSLDVSIRDVLNLRAGDVVRLPNVRVGDPFKLTVGSRPKFSCQPGVKGKKLAVQILEKIEDISGDEFEELTSEGDELYE; from the coding sequence ATGACAGAAGTTCTTTCGCAGGATGAAATAGATCAGCTTCTCACCGCAATAAGCTCAGGAGATACGGATACAGAAGATTTTCGTGCCGTTAATGACACCCGTAAAATAAAAATTTACGACTTTAAACGTCCCGACAAATTTTCTAAGGAGCAGATGAGGACGGTACAGATGATGCATGAAACCTTTGCCCGTCTTACAACCACTTCTCTTTCCGCTCAGCTGCGAAGCATGGCTCATGTTCACGTAGCAACCGTAGAACAGCTTACGTATGAAGAATTTATAAGATCAATACCTACGCCGACAACCTTGGCGATTATAAACATGGATCCTTTAAGGGCCAGTGCTCTTTTGGAGATAGACCCCTCGGTTACCTTTTCGATTATAGACCGTTTGTTCGGCGGTAAGGGACAGGGTTCAAAAGTTCAGAGGGAATTGACCGAAATAGAAAGCTCCGTTATGGAAGGCGTTATAGTACGTATCCTTGCAAATATGAGGGAAGCTTGGACTACCGTAGTCGATTTACGTCCCCGTTTGGGAAACATAGATACCAACCCTCAGTTTGTTCAGATTGTAACCCCCTCTGAAATGGTACTTTTGGTAACATTGGAAACTAAGGTTGGAGAAGAAGAAGGAATGATGAATATCTGTCTTCCTTATATTACCCTTGAACCGATTATATCAAAGTTATCGACACAGTTTTGGTTTTCGTCGGTCAGAAGGGCTTCGACAGGACAATATGCGGCAGCAATTAAGGATAAGCTTTCGACCGTTGAGGTTGATATGGTTGCCGAGGTAGGCTCCTTGGATGTTTCAATCAGGGATGTTCTTAACTTGAGAGCCGGAGATGTTGTACGCTTACCCAACGTAAGGGTAGGGGATCCTTTTAAGCTTACAGTAGGAAGCAGGCCTAAATTCTCCTGCCAACCCGGCGTGAAGGGTAAAAAATTAGCAGTTCAGATTTTGGAAAAAATAGAAGATATTAGCGGTGATGAATTCGAAGAATTAACATCGGAAGGAGATGAGTTGTATGAGTGA